A portion of the Pseudomonas synxantha BG33R genome contains these proteins:
- a CDS encoding pantothenate kinase produces MILELDCGNSFIKWRVLEASDASVSAEGVVGSDNALIESLIALPGLLLTRCRLVSVRALEETDKLVAALVKAFGVTVSCAGSARQMAGVRNGYEEFERLGLDRWLAMLGAYKLASGACVVLDFGTAATADFIDVDGEHLGGFICPGLPLMRNQLRTHTRKIRYDDAAAERALERLSPGRTTVEAVERGCTLMLRGFVLTQLELARGYWGEDFTVFLTGGDADLVRDAAPQACLVPDLVFVGLAMACPLS; encoded by the coding sequence ATGATTCTTGAGCTCGACTGTGGGAACAGCTTCATAAAGTGGCGCGTGCTTGAGGCGAGTGATGCAAGTGTCTCCGCCGAAGGCGTGGTGGGTTCGGATAATGCGTTGATTGAGAGCCTGATAGCGCTTCCTGGCCTTCTGCTCACGCGTTGTCGGTTAGTGAGTGTTCGAGCGCTTGAGGAAACCGACAAGCTGGTAGCGGCGTTGGTGAAGGCATTTGGCGTTACCGTTTCCTGTGCGGGTTCCGCGCGACAAATGGCCGGTGTGCGCAATGGCTACGAAGAGTTCGAGCGGCTTGGGCTGGATCGTTGGTTGGCGATGCTGGGGGCATATAAGTTAGCGTCCGGCGCATGCGTAGTGCTCGATTTTGGTACGGCGGCGACCGCAGACTTTATTGATGTGGATGGTGAGCACTTGGGTGGGTTTATTTGCCCGGGCTTGCCACTTATGCGCAATCAGTTGCGAACCCATACGCGCAAGATACGTTATGACGATGCCGCGGCTGAGAGAGCTCTTGAGCGTCTCTCTCCTGGGCGGACGACCGTAGAGGCTGTCGAGCGCGGTTGTACGCTTATGCTAAGAGGGTTCGTGTTGACCCAGCTTGAATTGGCGCGAGGCTATTGGGGCGAGGATTTCACTGTCTTCCTGACGGGTGGGGATGCCGACCTGGTGAGGGATGCTGCGCCTCAGGCTTGTTTGGTCCCGGACCTTGTGTTTG
- the birA gene encoding bifunctional biotin--[acetyl-CoA-carboxylase] ligase/biotin operon repressor BirA produces the protein MLMLLKLLKDGRFHSGEALGAALGVSRSAVWKQLQHLEAELGLPIHKVRGRGYQLAAPLVFLSAEQISLNTASLTWPVHIFDSIDSTNAEALRLVDSGCAAPFVVLAEQQTAGRGRRGRKWVSPFAQNVYYSLVLRIEGGLRQLEGLSLVVGLAVMQALRETGVQGAALKWPNDVLVGSKKISGILLELVGDPADICHVVLGIGINVNMQKADDVDQQWTSIQLETGSAIDRNQLVARLGMQLQGYLDRHKTAGFAGLQDEWERHHLWQGKPVSLVAGVTQIDGVVLGVDHQGALRLNVDGVEKIYSGGELSLRLRDDS, from the coding sequence ATGCTGATGTTGTTGAAACTACTGAAAGACGGTCGATTCCATTCTGGAGAAGCGCTTGGCGCCGCCCTGGGCGTCAGTCGCAGCGCTGTGTGGAAGCAGCTTCAGCATCTTGAGGCAGAGTTAGGGCTGCCCATTCATAAGGTCCGAGGTCGTGGGTATCAATTGGCTGCGCCGTTGGTGTTCTTGAGTGCAGAGCAAATTTCCCTGAATACGGCCTCTTTAACCTGGCCAGTTCATATTTTCGATTCCATCGACTCCACTAACGCCGAAGCTTTGCGTCTTGTTGACTCAGGGTGCGCAGCCCCCTTTGTCGTACTGGCGGAGCAGCAGACGGCTGGTAGGGGAAGGCGTGGTCGAAAATGGGTCAGTCCGTTTGCGCAAAATGTCTACTACAGCCTCGTGCTGCGCATTGAAGGTGGTCTGCGACAGTTGGAGGGGTTGAGTCTCGTAGTTGGCTTAGCCGTTATGCAGGCGTTGCGTGAGACCGGTGTACAGGGCGCGGCTTTGAAATGGCCAAACGACGTCTTGGTCGGGAGCAAGAAAATTTCTGGCATCTTGCTGGAGCTGGTGGGGGATCCTGCGGATATCTGTCACGTTGTCCTAGGGATAGGCATCAATGTGAATATGCAGAAAGCCGATGATGTGGATCAGCAATGGACTTCAATTCAGCTCGAGACCGGTTCTGCTATTGATCGCAACCAATTGGTGGCGCGTCTGGGGATGCAGTTGCAAGGCTATCTGGATCGACATAAGACTGCCGGTTTTGCCGGGCTGCAAGATGAGTGGGAGCGGCATCACTTGTGGCAGGGCAAGCCTGTGTCTCTCGTTGCGGGTGTTACCCAGATTGATGGGGTGGTGTTGGGCGTGGATCATCAGGGCGCGTTGCGCTTGAATGTCGATGGCGTCGAGAAAATATACAGCGGTGGTGAGTTAAGCCTGAGGTTGCGTGATGATTCTTGA